From Oenococcus sicerae, the proteins below share one genomic window:
- a CDS encoding EbsA family protein, with the protein MQNKRLITYYQDLGFKGQVTLIWLAIFGLLALIVQLEFSRLAFAAFVVWGLFLFTTMFYFLRLRLLIESDHILFQGIFLGNDLDIEIADLTITKIVANRRLVEFSFENRDYRIVTSKKAINYFQKLADHVE; encoded by the coding sequence ATGCAAAACAAACGACTTATAACTTATTATCAAGATCTTGGATTTAAAGGGCAGGTAACCTTGATTTGGCTGGCAATTTTTGGTCTCTTGGCCCTAATTGTCCAATTGGAATTTTCAAGACTGGCTTTTGCTGCTTTTGTTGTTTGGGGTCTGTTTCTGTTCACAACTATGTTTTACTTTTTGCGTTTGCGTCTCTTGATCGAATCAGACCATATCCTATTTCAGGGGATTTTTTTAGGAAACGATCTAGATATTGAAATCGCAGATCTAACAATTACGAAAATCGTTGCTAATAGACGCCTTGTTGAATTCAGTTTCGAAAATCGAGATTACCGTATTGTTACGAGCAAAAAAGCTATTAACTATTTTCAGAAACTAGCTGATCATGTCGAATAA
- a CDS encoding THUMP domain-containing class I SAM-dependent RNA methyltransferase has translation MDDFNLIATCGQGIEALVAKELNNLGYKTQTENGFVRFSGNQRDILRTNVWLRTADRIKILVGEFHTLRFDDLFESVKALPWSDFINWDDNFPVMEAHSRDSQLFSVPDIQRITKKAIVEALRAQTGHEELPETGHHVGIDIRLDKNNVRIMIDTSGESLFKRGYRSEHGGAPLKENFAAALVLLTNWFTDNPFVDPVCGSGTIPIEAALIGKNIAPGMNRDFEIETWNWFDKKISQDVREEADSLAKYDQPLDITGYDIDGNMIRISKENAKKAGLYNDITFKQMAVKDWSTDKINGIIVANPPYGQRLGELEEAEVLYQQMGAIYRKMPTWSKYILTSDENFEHIYGQKATKKRKLYNGPIRTDLYQYWGKKER, from the coding sequence ATGGATGATTTCAATTTAATTGCGACTTGCGGACAGGGAATCGAAGCATTAGTTGCCAAAGAGCTCAATAATTTAGGCTATAAAACGCAAACTGAGAACGGATTTGTGCGTTTTTCTGGTAATCAACGGGATATTTTAAGGACGAATGTTTGGCTGAGAACGGCAGACCGAATCAAAATTCTAGTTGGTGAATTTCATACTTTGCGTTTCGATGATCTCTTTGAATCGGTCAAAGCTTTGCCCTGGAGCGATTTCATTAATTGGGATGACAATTTTCCTGTTATGGAAGCACATAGCCGTGATTCGCAATTATTCAGCGTGCCTGATATTCAGCGAATTACAAAAAAAGCCATTGTGGAAGCCCTGAGAGCACAAACAGGCCACGAAGAATTGCCTGAAACTGGACATCATGTCGGAATTGATATTCGTCTTGACAAAAACAATGTGCGGATCATGATCGATACGAGCGGGGAATCGCTTTTCAAGCGTGGCTACCGTAGCGAGCATGGTGGTGCACCATTAAAGGAAAATTTTGCGGCAGCGCTTGTCTTACTAACTAATTGGTTTACGGACAATCCTTTTGTTGATCCTGTCTGCGGATCTGGTACAATTCCGATCGAGGCCGCACTGATCGGCAAGAATATTGCGCCAGGCATGAATCGCGATTTTGAAATTGAGACTTGGAACTGGTTTGACAAAAAAATCAGTCAAGATGTTAGAGAAGAAGCTGATAGTTTGGCTAAATATGATCAGCCGCTGGACATTACAGGCTATGATATTGATGGCAATATGATTCGCATTTCAAAGGAAAATGCAAAAAAAGCTGGTCTTTATAATGACATTACGTTCAAGCAAATGGCCGTCAAAGACTGGTCAACTGACAAGATCAACGGCATTATTGTGGCTAATCCACCTTATGGTCAGCGTTTAGGCGAACTGGAAGAGGCCGAAGTTCTTTATCAGCAAATGGGGGCTATTTACAGAAAAATGCCAACCTGGAGCAAATATATTTTGACTAGCGATGAAAATTTCGAGCATATATATGGCCAAAAAGCGACAAAGAAACGCAAACTTTATAACGGCCCGATTCGGACTGATCTATATCAATACTGGGGTAAAAAGGAACGCTGA
- a CDS encoding Rqc2 family fibronectin-binding protein, translated as MAFDGLFLHAMTKELNKELAGGRITKIAFPFPYEIIMTVRSFGKNRRLLLSAHPVMARAQITKVDFENPLTAPNFVMVLRRYLQGGKILGFQQVENDRILKIMVANANEIGDAVSYELILEIMGRHSNLFLLDSENKIVELIKHVPAFENRVRILMPGAQYSRPPKQDLIDPFKSSQFTSSDAHTLANHYQGMSKVSAKEATKSTYLTDWFKKFDQADPTLTKIDEQHAEFTAFPYSTLVGQRSNFSLLSDLLDAYYVHTANSSRVHALSSQIDQIIKNELHKNQRKLRNLNDDLAKTDKAESDRIKGELLTAYQNKIVRGQETVTLDNYYDNSQLTISLDPKISANANAQKYFTKYQKLKKSVQHLDQQIKLTAADLDYFETIDEQLKDASPKDLDQIKLELLTQGFLKDRKISRPSAKKRSALAKPDRFKTTDGISIEVGKNNFQNDELSLKTARKDEIWLHVQKLPGSHVILHSNHPSDNSLVQAAKLAAYFSKAKNSANVAVDYLPAGKLHKPNGAKPGFVIFEGQQTIFVTPDSKLVERLKA; from the coding sequence ATGGCTTTTGATGGACTTTTTCTGCACGCAATGACAAAAGAATTGAATAAAGAATTGGCTGGTGGCCGCATTACAAAAATCGCCTTTCCTTTCCCATATGAGATCATTATGACTGTACGATCTTTTGGTAAGAATCGTCGGCTGCTGCTTTCAGCCCATCCGGTCATGGCGCGCGCGCAAATTACGAAAGTTGATTTTGAAAACCCGTTAACAGCACCGAATTTTGTCATGGTCTTAAGACGTTATCTGCAAGGGGGCAAAATTCTCGGCTTTCAGCAGGTGGAGAATGATCGTATTTTAAAAATCATGGTCGCCAATGCCAATGAGATCGGTGATGCTGTTTCTTATGAATTAATTCTCGAAATTATGGGTCGTCATTCCAATCTTTTTTTACTTGATTCAGAAAACAAAATCGTTGAGTTGATCAAGCATGTGCCAGCTTTTGAAAATCGCGTCCGTATTCTCATGCCCGGCGCGCAATATAGCAGACCGCCAAAACAAGATTTGATCGATCCTTTTAAATCAAGCCAATTCACCTCAAGCGACGCCCATACTTTAGCGAATCATTATCAAGGTATGTCAAAAGTATCAGCTAAAGAAGCTACTAAATCAACCTATTTAACTGATTGGTTTAAAAAATTTGACCAAGCAGATCCAACTTTAACAAAAATCGACGAACAACATGCTGAATTCACAGCTTTTCCTTATAGCACGTTAGTTGGCCAACGATCAAATTTCTCACTTTTGTCTGATCTCTTAGATGCTTATTATGTTCACACAGCTAACAGTTCACGCGTTCACGCTTTGTCTTCTCAAATTGATCAGATCATCAAAAATGAATTACATAAAAATCAGCGCAAACTCAGAAACTTAAATGATGATCTTGCCAAAACAGATAAAGCTGAAAGCGACCGTATCAAAGGCGAATTACTGACCGCTTATCAAAATAAGATCGTCCGTGGACAAGAAACAGTTACTTTAGATAACTATTACGACAATAGCCAATTGACCATCTCTTTGGATCCAAAAATATCCGCTAACGCAAATGCGCAAAAATATTTCACAAAATATCAGAAATTAAAAAAATCCGTTCAGCACTTGGACCAACAAATTAAATTAACTGCAGCCGATTTAGACTATTTTGAAACGATCGACGAACAGTTAAAAGACGCGTCCCCCAAGGATCTTGACCAAATTAAATTAGAATTATTAACTCAGGGATTTTTGAAAGATAGAAAAATTAGTCGACCTTCAGCAAAAAAAAGATCTGCTTTAGCGAAACCGGATCGTTTTAAAACAACTGATGGTATATCTATCGAAGTTGGTAAAAATAATTTTCAAAATGACGAATTAAGTTTGAAAACCGCTAGAAAAGATGAGATTTGGCTGCATGTTCAAAAATTGCCTGGTTCGCATGTGATTCTTCATAGCAATCATCCAAGCGACAACAGTCTTGTTCAAGCTGCAAAATTAGCAGCTTATTTCAGTAAAGCCAAAAATTCAGCCAATGTCGCAGTGGATTATTTGCCAGCAGGCAAGCTGCACAAACCCAATGGCGCCAAACCAGGATTTGTTATTTTCGAAGGTCAGCAGACTATTTTCGTGACGCCGGATAGTAAATTAGTCGAGCGTTTGAAGGCTTAA
- a CDS encoding class I SAM-dependent methyltransferase, which produces MNKDKDYEQLSRKHYNQIAQHFDFSLDGLLSYPFKRLINHNLHLQAGDRILDVGCANGRLLALLGRQAKITAVGLDIAEKMVQKARQNYPEYRFITGSAEDLAVCGEKFDYIICSASFHHFPDPVRFLNSAKQHLSSHGRLIIAEINLPFFHDLYNRMLILKSQEGDVKAYTTGELTNLFSENHFKIMHQQIFFQIQYYELSLQTLD; this is translated from the coding sequence ATGAACAAAGATAAAGATTATGAACAACTTAGTCGAAAACACTACAACCAAATTGCCCAACATTTTGATTTTTCCTTGGACGGGTTATTGTCTTATCCCTTCAAACGATTGATTAATCATAATTTGCACCTACAGGCTGGTGATCGTATTTTGGATGTTGGCTGTGCAAACGGTCGATTACTTGCTTTACTTGGGCGACAGGCTAAAATTACAGCCGTTGGCCTTGATATTGCTGAGAAAATGGTTCAAAAAGCCAGACAAAATTATCCTGAGTATCGTTTTATCACGGGTTCAGCTGAGGATTTAGCAGTTTGTGGCGAAAAGTTTGATTATATTATTTGTTCTGCCTCTTTTCACCATTTCCCCGATCCGGTCAGATTTTTGAATTCAGCCAAACAGCATTTAAGCAGTCACGGACGACTGATCATTGCAGAAATTAATTTACCTTTTTTTCATGATCTTTACAATCGTATGCTTATCTTGAAATCTCAAGAAGGAGACGTAAAAGCATATACGACGGGCGAATTAACAAATTTATTTTCAGAAAACCATTTTAAAATTATGCATCAGCAGATTTTTTTTCAAATACAATATTATGAATTAAGCCTTCAAACGCTCGACTAA
- a CDS encoding RluA family pseudouridine synthase: protein MSNKVLKITVDKGIDRLDKFLAEQFPDVSRSQIDKLINGHHVTVNDDLKLPKYHVQSGDQISLTFPAIKNSDLLAEDIPLDIIYEDDDLIVVNKPQGMVVHPSAGHADHTLVNALLAHAPLSTINGQFRPGIVHRIDKDTSGLLMVAKNNFAHERLSDDLRKHKTGRKYLALVHGNFHEQTGTIKAPIGRDPKNRQKQAVIASGRSAVTHFKVLEQFKNYALIEAILETGRTHQIRVHMAYIGHPVAADPLYGPKKTLSGHGQYLHAASLTLTQPHTGQELSFSTPVPEEFQKMLGRLRNSR from the coding sequence ATGTCGAATAAAGTCTTAAAAATCACTGTTGACAAGGGAATTGATCGATTAGACAAATTTTTAGCAGAGCAGTTTCCTGATGTTTCACGAAGCCAGATCGACAAATTAATTAATGGTCATCATGTCACGGTCAATGATGACTTGAAGCTTCCAAAATATCATGTACAGAGCGGTGATCAAATTTCGTTGACTTTTCCAGCGATTAAAAATAGTGATCTGTTGGCTGAAGATATACCGTTAGATATTATTTATGAAGATGATGACTTAATTGTGGTGAATAAGCCACAAGGAATGGTCGTACATCCAAGTGCTGGTCATGCAGACCATACTCTCGTAAATGCTTTATTAGCACATGCGCCTTTGTCAACGATCAATGGTCAGTTTCGGCCTGGTATCGTTCACCGGATCGACAAAGACACTAGCGGTTTATTAATGGTTGCTAAAAATAATTTTGCACATGAGCGATTGTCAGACGATTTAAGAAAACATAAAACAGGTCGAAAATATTTGGCGCTTGTTCACGGCAATTTTCATGAACAAACGGGCACGATCAAAGCGCCAATAGGACGTGATCCAAAGAACCGACAAAAACAAGCAGTTATCGCTAGCGGCAGATCGGCAGTCACACATTTTAAAGTTTTGGAGCAATTCAAAAATTATGCTCTGATCGAGGCTATTTTAGAGACAGGCCGCACGCATCAAATTCGTGTGCATATGGCTTATATTGGTCACCCCGTCGCTGCTGACCCACTTTACGGCCCGAAAAAAACACTCTCGGGGCATGGCCAATATCTGCATGCAGCCAGTTTGACACTGACGCAACCACATACGGGTCAAGAACTGTCTTTTTCAACACCGGTACCAGAAGAATTCCAAAAAATGTTGGGTAGACTAAGAAATAGCCGATGA